A genomic stretch from Chryseobacterium oryzae includes:
- a CDS encoding helix-turn-helix transcriptional regulator — MAQNKNAQIRYKALDRCFSNVYKLFYIDDLIEFCSEVLTAHYMKDTTVSRRQIFIDIDFMKSEAGFNAPIENYKKGRKVYYQYSDPEFSILKSPLNPSELSSLNEALETLSRINNLPGFDWVSTMQTKLNSGVHQSQNQRQVISFEDNEFLKGIELLNPLYHHIINSQVIDVRYRGFTSDKESIFCISPYYLKQYNNRWFLFGYNHEFEKIQNLALDRIVELKLSQQKFKNCEIDFMDYFEDIIGVSNDESKKAVNIKIELSQNIIPYINSKPIHGSQKIKENILYLEVKLNYELEALILSYGENMCVLEPSQLARKIQERVTRIKFTD, encoded by the coding sequence ATGGCTCAAAATAAAAATGCACAGATTAGATATAAAGCACTTGATAGATGTTTTTCAAATGTGTATAAATTATTCTACATCGATGACCTGATAGAGTTTTGTTCAGAAGTCCTTACTGCGCATTATATGAAGGATACTACTGTTTCAAGAAGACAGATTTTCATAGATATAGACTTTATGAAAAGTGAAGCTGGATTTAATGCTCCTATTGAAAATTATAAAAAAGGTAGAAAAGTATATTATCAGTACTCAGATCCTGAATTTTCAATTTTAAAAAGCCCTCTAAATCCTTCCGAATTAAGTTCACTCAATGAAGCATTGGAAACATTATCGAGAATAAACAATCTTCCCGGCTTTGATTGGGTAAGTACAATGCAGACCAAACTTAATTCTGGTGTTCATCAATCTCAGAACCAAAGACAGGTCATCAGTTTTGAAGACAATGAATTTTTGAAAGGTATAGAATTGCTTAACCCACTGTATCATCATATTATAAACTCCCAAGTTATTGATGTTAGATACCGCGGATTCACTTCTGATAAAGAAAGTATTTTCTGCATCTCACCCTATTACTTGAAACAATATAACAACCGTTGGTTTTTATTTGGCTATAATCACGAGTTTGAAAAAATTCAAAATTTAGCTTTAGATCGCATTGTCGAGCTTAAATTATCTCAGCAAAAATTTAAAAATTGCGAAATTGATTTCATGGATTATTTCGAAGATATTATCGGAGTTAGTAATGATGAATCAAAAAAAGCCGTGAATATAAAAATTGAGCTTTCACAGAATATTATTCCTTACATTAATTCAAAACCAATTCACGGATCGCAGAAAATCAAAGAAAATATACTTTATCTTGAGGTTAAATTAAATTATGAACTTGAGGCTTTAATTCTTTCTTATGGTGAAAATATGTGTGTATTGGAACCCTCACAGCTTGCTCGGAAAATTCAAGAAAGAGTCACCAGAATAAAGTTTACTGATTAG